From a single Lactococcus carnosus genomic region:
- a CDS encoding HlyD family efflux transporter periplasmic adaptor subunit: MQETVDRPKISELNAQKNLKSSNDTLTNLTADKDGKVHYLALIKNGLGIQAFEPIAQITTATDKNLMVEAYISAQDRTKIKLKDSVKVSLNGVNTSKYGLLKGVVNSISDGTLTQTVGNEQQLFYQVNITLKNQNLTAKDDQIQVNASMPVTADIVYDKETYWQWLIKQLNLKQ, translated from the coding sequence GTGCAGGAAACAGTCGATAGACCTAAAATCTCTGAGTTAAACGCTCAAAAAAATCTTAAGTCTTCAAATGATACGTTGACGAATTTGACAGCTGATAAAGATGGAAAAGTCCATTATCTAGCATTGATTAAAAATGGGCTTGGTATACAAGCTTTCGAACCTATCGCACAAATTACAACTGCGACTGATAAAAATTTGATGGTAGAAGCCTATATCTCTGCACAAGATAGAACGAAGATTAAGCTTAAAGATAGTGTAAAAGTCTCTCTTAATGGCGTGAACACATCAAAGTATGGTCTCTTAAAAGGCGTGGTGAACTCAATCAGTGATGGGACACTCACGCAAACAGTCGGAAACGAGCAACAACTTTTCTATCAAGTTAACATCACACTTAAAAATCAGAACTTAACTGCAAAGGATGATCAGATACAAGTTAATGCGTCTATGCCAGTTACAGCAGATATTGTCTATGATAAGGAGACTTATTGGCAGTGGCTGATCAAACAATTAAATTTAAAACAATGA
- a CDS encoding homoserine O-succinyltransferase: MPVKINKQLPAVKLLEADNIFVMDEARASHQDIRTMNILVVNLMPRKMVTETQILALLSNTPLQVKVDFLHMSSHKSKNITQNHLDTFYKRFDEIDSDYYDGMIVTGAPVEDLAFEAVDYWDELTAIFEWSRSHVYSTLHICWGAQAGLYARYGIAKHALAEKLWGVYEQSVENSKHVLFRGFDDVFFSPHSRSTETDAQDLPQDFDILSYGETSGLSIVAKKNLREVYSFGHLEYDRMTLDFEYQRDKLTSGHVPDHYYPHDDPSQTPQMNWSSAASLFFSNWLNYAVYQDTPYDLSELAKYEYYNL; this comes from the coding sequence ATGCCAGTAAAAATTAATAAACAATTGCCTGCTGTTAAATTATTAGAAGCTGATAATATTTTTGTCATGGATGAAGCGCGGGCTAGTCATCAGGATATTCGAACAATGAACATCCTAGTCGTCAATCTCATGCCACGAAAAATGGTCACAGAAACGCAAATTTTAGCACTATTATCGAATACACCTTTACAAGTCAAAGTTGATTTTTTACATATGAGCAGTCATAAGTCAAAAAATATCACACAAAACCATTTAGATACTTTTTATAAGCGTTTTGATGAGATTGACTCAGACTATTATGATGGTATGATCGTCACGGGTGCACCTGTTGAAGATTTAGCATTTGAGGCAGTCGATTATTGGGATGAATTAACGGCTATTTTTGAGTGGTCACGTTCGCACGTCTATTCAACGCTACATATCTGTTGGGGGGCACAGGCTGGCTTATATGCGAGATATGGGATAGCTAAACACGCCTTAGCTGAAAAACTATGGGGGGTTTACGAGCAGTCTGTAGAAAATTCCAAGCATGTTTTATTTAGGGGATTCGATGATGTATTTTTCAGCCCCCACTCACGTAGTACAGAAACTGATGCTCAAGATCTGCCACAGGATTTTGATATCTTGTCCTATGGTGAGACATCAGGCCTGTCTATCGTCGCCAAAAAAAATCTACGTGAAGTCTACAGCTTTGGGCATCTAGAGTATGACCGAATGACACTTGATTTTGAGTATCAGCGAGATAAACTGACAAGCGGGCATGTACCAGATCACTATTACCCTCATGATGATCCCAGTCAGACACCTCAGATGAATTGGTCCAGTGCAGCCAGTCTTTTCTTTTCAAACTGGCTTAATTACGCAGTCTATCAAGATACACCATATGACTTAAGTGAGCTAGCTAAGTATGAATATTATAACCTTTGA
- a CDS encoding DUF1054 domain-containing protein, with translation MKCFDDTSFKVFDVAGLDERMVAIRSDIQPIFSDIMTAVAERLTAYTGQETFVHIAQHRRRSRYAPESTWSAISNNKRGYKSQAHLQLGIWEDYVFMYLSIIDNPANKEKYATYLTDHHTFPDDFVYSTDHTKPDYFPVNQGIEAAIKRLKAVKKGEFEVGRVIKRDATLWDTDPQAYILNTFDTLFPLYQALND, from the coding sequence ATGAAGTGTTTTGATGATACCTCTTTTAAGGTATTTGACGTTGCAGGATTAGATGAGCGGATGGTCGCCATTCGCTCGGACATTCAGCCCATATTTTCAGATATCATGACAGCAGTTGCTGAGCGGCTAACGGCTTATACTGGACAGGAAACATTTGTCCATATTGCCCAACATAGAAGACGCTCAAGATATGCTCCAGAAAGTACTTGGTCGGCTATTTCTAACAATAAAAGAGGCTATAAATCACAAGCCCATTTACAGTTAGGGATATGGGAAGACTACGTATTCATGTACTTATCAATCATCGATAATCCAGCCAATAAAGAAAAGTATGCGACATATCTAACGGATCACCATACCTTTCCTGATGACTTTGTCTACTCGACAGACCATACAAAACCTGATTATTTCCCAGTAAACCAAGGGATTGAAGCTGCTATTAAGCGACTAAAAGCTGTCAAAAAAGGAGAATTTGAAGTTGGCCGTGTGATAAAAAGAGATGCCACTTTATGGGACACGGATCCCCAAGCCTATATCCTAAACACTTTTGACACATTATTTCCACTTTATCAAGCACTAAACGATTAA
- a CDS encoding dihydroorotase encodes MLLIKNGRVMDPKTQFDGVCDLLIEDEKIIKIGEHISVDGAEVIDATGKIVAPGLIDVHVHFREPGQTHKEDIHTGALAAARGGFTTVVMMANTNPTVSTVDTLTEVLTSGAREAIHVKSVATITDKFDGQHLTDFASLLSAGAVGFSDDGIPFTDAGKVRQAMQLAVTHDTVLSLHEEDPQLTDVLGINDGEIAHKCGVTGAPTVSEYSMVARDAMLALDTQARVHFQHLSAGQSVDVVRFAKSLGANITAEVTPQHFSMTEQAILTHASNAKLNPPLRRQSDIEKLIVGLQDGTIDLIATDHAPHTHEEKDQELIKAPSGMTGLETALALGMTHLVAPGHLSLMQLLEKMTSNPAKLYQFDAGYLAENGPADLLIFDAQAVKIITDDFASKASNSPFVGEALQGVIAYTLCNGKVVYQAG; translated from the coding sequence ATGCTACTCATAAAAAATGGACGTGTCATGGATCCCAAAACCCAATTTGATGGTGTTTGTGATCTCTTAATCGAAGATGAAAAAATTATTAAAATCGGTGAACATATCTCGGTTGATGGCGCTGAAGTGATTGATGCTACTGGCAAAATTGTCGCGCCTGGCCTAATAGATGTACATGTTCATTTTAGAGAACCAGGTCAGACGCATAAAGAGGATATACATACGGGTGCACTTGCTGCTGCACGTGGTGGTTTTACGACGGTTGTGATGATGGCTAATACAAATCCAACAGTGTCAACAGTCGATACCTTAACAGAAGTTTTAACATCTGGTGCACGTGAAGCAATTCATGTCAAGAGTGTGGCGACGATTACGGATAAATTTGATGGGCAACATCTGACTGATTTTGCTAGCCTATTATCAGCAGGTGCTGTCGGCTTTTCTGATGATGGCATTCCCTTTACTGATGCTGGAAAGGTCCGTCAAGCCATGCAGCTGGCTGTCACACATGATACTGTTTTATCCTTGCATGAGGAGGACCCACAGTTAACTGATGTGTTAGGTATAAATGATGGTGAAATTGCGCACAAGTGTGGCGTGACAGGGGCACCAACTGTTTCCGAATATAGCATGGTTGCGCGTGATGCCATGCTAGCGCTAGATACACAAGCGCGTGTACACTTCCAGCATCTATCTGCTGGTCAATCAGTTGATGTCGTTAGATTTGCAAAATCTTTAGGAGCAAATATCACAGCAGAAGTCACACCTCAGCATTTTTCGATGACTGAACAGGCGATTTTGACACATGCGTCAAATGCTAAACTTAATCCGCCCCTTCGGCGTCAATCTGATATTGAAAAGTTGATTGTCGGCCTTCAAGATGGTACGATTGACCTGATTGCAACTGATCATGCACCACATACACATGAAGAAAAAGACCAAGAATTGATCAAGGCACCTTCAGGAATGACAGGTTTAGAGACTGCTTTAGCACTCGGTATGACGCATTTAGTTGCACCAGGTCATTTATCACTGATGCAACTACTTGAAAAAATGACAAGTAACCCTGCCAAACTCTATCAGTTTGACGCTGGCTACCTAGCAGAAAACGGACCAGCAGATCTGCTTATTTTTGATGCGCAAGCTGTCAAGATTATTACAGACGATTTTGCATCAAAAGCTAGTAATTCACCATTTGTCGGAGAAGCATTACAAGGTGTCATCGCCTATACGCTCTGTAATGGTAAGGTTGTCTACCAAGCAGGATAA
- the pyrE gene encoding orotate phosphoribosyltransferase: MQTLSREIAKDLLDIKAVFLQPTNPFTWASGIKSPIYTDNRITISYPEVRRRIAQGFADRIRAEFPEVEVIAGAATGGVPHAAWVAEILDLPMVYIRSKAKDHGAGNQVEGRIVKNQKMVIIEDLISTGGSVIGTAEAATREGADVLGVAAIFTYELARGIDNFKKANLPLLTLSTYSDLIEIAKVIGYVDADELQLLKKFKENQTTWQD, from the coding sequence ATGCAAACATTATCACGTGAAATTGCCAAGGACCTACTCGATATTAAGGCGGTCTTTCTCCAACCAACAAATCCATTTACATGGGCGAGTGGGATTAAATCACCTATCTATACGGATAATAGAATTACGATTTCATACCCAGAAGTACGTCGTAGAATTGCGCAAGGCTTTGCAGACCGTATTCGTGCGGAATTCCCAGAGGTTGAAGTCATCGCTGGTGCCGCTACTGGAGGTGTGCCCCATGCAGCATGGGTTGCTGAAATTCTAGACTTACCGATGGTTTATATCCGCTCTAAGGCTAAAGATCATGGTGCAGGTAACCAGGTTGAAGGTCGTATCGTTAAAAATCAAAAGATGGTCATTATAGAAGACTTGATTTCAACAGGTGGCTCTGTCATTGGGACTGCTGAGGCGGCTACTCGTGAAGGTGCTGATGTTTTAGGTGTTGCGGCAATCTTTACCTACGAATTAGCACGTGGTATCGACAACTTTAAAAAAGCGAACTTGCCATTACTTACTTTATCAACTTATTCTGATCTGATTGAAATTGCGAAAGTGATCGGTTATGTAGATGCTGATGAGTTACAGTTGTTGAAGAAGTTCAAAGAAAATCAAACGACTTGGCAGGACTAA
- a CDS encoding ABC-F family ATP-binding cassette domain-containing protein, whose amino-acid sequence MILLQGNNISRTFGADVLFEKINFTIQDNSRVSLVGRNGAGKSTLLKIIAGVETPSMGDISKMKQLTMSYLAQETTFSSDRTIYDEMLSVFEVQINQEKQLRQMEAQMGDLTGEALASLMTRYDVLTEDFRQNKGFTYESDIKNVLNGFKFDQDFWPREVMSLSGGQKTRLALAKILLENPQLLILDEPTNHLDIETLLWLENYLKNYHGAILIVSHDRYFLDKVTTETLELSRGKLDKFAGNYSRYIALKAEKLAAQAKQYDKQQKEIASLEDFVNRNLARASTTKRAQSRRKKLEKMDRLDQPVVSDKSAHFTFSPEVESGNVVLTINAGAIGYDTTVLSSPINLEERKYDAIAIVGPNGIGKSTLIKSIVGKLPLIDGEIKLGANVAMGYYDQEQRDLTASNTVIEELWQQHTLIPEVEIRNRLGAFLFSGDDVQKSVGMLSGGEKARLLLAKLSMHRDNFLVLDEPTNHLDIDSREVLENALIDFDGTLLFVSHDRYFINRVADKVLEISATGSKLYLGDYDYYLEKKAEEAEIEALLNAEAEEVGQKDKPSSYQDAKADQKWRRKLTREVAELEAQLSRLDDKIDQLHIAMVAASEDFVALNDLQRDLDVLFLEKEVAEEQWLEKSEALGE is encoded by the coding sequence ATGATTTTACTACAAGGAAACAATATTTCTCGAACTTTTGGTGCAGATGTTTTATTTGAAAAAATAAATTTTACCATACAAGATAATTCCCGTGTGTCGCTTGTTGGTCGAAATGGTGCTGGAAAATCGACCTTATTAAAAATAATTGCTGGTGTGGAAACCCCTAGCATGGGTGATATCTCAAAAATGAAGCAGTTGACCATGTCCTATCTAGCACAAGAAACGACCTTCTCATCAGATCGTACTATCTATGATGAAATGTTGAGTGTTTTTGAGGTGCAAATCAATCAAGAAAAGCAGTTGCGTCAGATGGAAGCCCAAATGGGTGATTTGACAGGAGAGGCGTTAGCTAGTTTGATGACGCGCTATGATGTGTTGACAGAAGACTTTCGTCAAAATAAGGGATTTACCTATGAATCCGATATTAAAAATGTCTTAAACGGCTTTAAATTTGATCAGGATTTTTGGCCCCGTGAGGTCATGAGCCTCTCTGGTGGACAAAAAACACGGCTTGCCTTAGCTAAGATCTTACTTGAAAATCCACAGCTTTTGATATTAGATGAACCAACTAACCACTTAGACATTGAAACCTTACTTTGGTTAGAAAACTATTTAAAAAATTATCACGGTGCGATTTTGATTGTCAGTCATGACCGTTATTTTTTAGATAAAGTGACGACTGAAACACTAGAACTATCACGTGGTAAACTTGACAAATTTGCTGGTAATTATAGTAGGTACATCGCGCTGAAGGCTGAAAAATTAGCGGCGCAAGCCAAACAGTATGATAAGCAACAAAAAGAAATTGCCAGTCTAGAAGACTTTGTCAATCGTAATCTTGCACGTGCCTCGACAACCAAACGTGCCCAGTCTAGACGTAAAAAACTAGAAAAGATGGATCGCTTAGATCAGCCAGTGGTCAGTGATAAGTCAGCGCATTTTACGTTCTCACCTGAAGTCGAGTCAGGAAATGTGGTGCTTACGATAAATGCCGGTGCTATAGGTTATGATACAACTGTCCTATCCAGTCCAATTAATCTAGAAGAACGTAAGTATGATGCTATTGCGATCGTCGGGCCGAATGGGATTGGCAAGTCAACCTTAATCAAATCGATTGTGGGTAAACTTCCGCTGATTGATGGTGAGATAAAACTTGGGGCAAACGTCGCGATGGGTTACTATGACCAAGAACAGCGGGATTTGACGGCCTCAAATACGGTTATAGAAGAACTTTGGCAGCAACATACGCTGATTCCTGAGGTTGAAATTAGAAATAGGCTAGGCGCTTTCCTCTTTTCAGGTGACGATGTACAAAAATCAGTTGGCATGTTATCTGGTGGTGAGAAGGCCCGCTTGCTACTTGCCAAGCTATCGATGCATCGGGATAATTTCCTTGTTTTGGATGAGCCTACTAACCATTTAGATATTGATAGTCGAGAAGTCTTAGAAAATGCCCTGATTGACTTTGATGGGACGCTCTTGTTTGTTAGTCATGACCGCTATTTTATTAATCGAGTCGCCGATAAAGTCTTAGAAATTTCAGCCACTGGCAGCAAACTCTATCTAGGTGACTACGATTATTATCTTGAGAAAAAGGCAGAAGAAGCCGAAATTGAAGCGCTTTTAAATGCGGAAGCTGAAGAAGTAGGTCAAAAAGACAAACCGTCAAGCTATCAAGATGCCAAAGCAGATCAAAAATGGCGTCGAAAATTGACACGTGAAGTAGCAGAACTTGAAGCACAATTAAGCAGGTTAGATGACAAAATTGATCAGCTCCATATTGCCATGGTAGCTGCTTCAGAAGACTTTGTGGCACTAAATGATCTGCAAAGAGACTTAGATGTGTTATTCCTTGAAAAAGAAGTGGCAGAAGAACAGTGGCTAGAAAAATCTGAAGCGCTTGGTGAATGA
- a CDS encoding redox-sensing transcriptional repressor Rex, with product MVVTKFNEELPKATAKRLPQYYRIFKQFVADKVERTNSQAIAKKLGVDSATVRRDFSLFGELGRRGYGYDTLALRDFFSNLLGDSAETNIALVGVGNLGRALINYRFHDRNKMRITQAYDVSGNPLVGTTTEDGIPIYNISDLTKNLADANIETAIISVQSDRAQEVADTLIQAGIKGILNFTPRRLEVSDDITVQSVDLTSELQTLLFFMQDKKETTK from the coding sequence ATGGTCGTAACAAAATTTAACGAAGAACTACCCAAGGCTACTGCTAAGCGCTTGCCACAGTACTATCGCATTTTCAAGCAATTTGTGGCAGATAAAGTTGAACGCACAAATTCTCAAGCAATCGCTAAAAAATTAGGGGTTGATTCAGCTACTGTTAGACGTGACTTTTCCCTTTTTGGCGAACTTGGCAGACGTGGTTATGGCTATGATACGCTCGCATTGCGTGACTTTTTTAGTAACTTACTAGGAGATTCTGCAGAAACGAATATTGCCCTTGTCGGTGTTGGTAATCTAGGTCGTGCCTTGATCAACTACCGCTTCCATGATCGCAATAAAATGCGAATTACACAGGCCTATGATGTCTCTGGTAACCCACTTGTTGGTACGACAACAGAGGATGGTATCCCAATCTATAACATTTCAGATCTTACAAAGAATCTTGCAGACGCCAACATCGAAACTGCAATTATCTCTGTTCAGAGTGACCGTGCCCAGGAAGTTGCGGATACTTTAATTCAGGCTGGTATTAAGGGCATCTTGAATTTCACACCAAGACGGCTAGAGGTGAGTGATGATATCACTGTCCAGTCAGTTGACTTGACTAGTGAGTTACAAACGCTATTATTTTTCATGCAAGATAAGAAAGAAACAACAAAGTAA
- a CDS encoding gamma-glutamyl-gamma-aminobutyrate hydrolase family protein → MTILQPIIGVAANERRDAGDDMGHMAISYNPSGYIKAVQIVGGLPIMIPIGDPLSAKRYISMIDKLVLAGGQNVAPEFYGEVETIKSNDYNRERDAFELALINEAIKQNKPIIGVCRGMQLVNVALGGTLNQHTHQHWQETPVTQTSHDVSIQKHSPLEKVYGLRAHVNSFHRQSLKKVAPQLEVIAKSLGDNVIEAVQSTDPTLRFLGVQWHPDFMYNVREEDLGFFRYAVFNL, encoded by the coding sequence ATGACAATTTTACAACCGATCATCGGAGTCGCTGCAAATGAAAGACGAGATGCTGGTGATGATATGGGGCATATGGCCATATCCTATAATCCTTCAGGCTATATCAAAGCTGTACAGATTGTTGGCGGGCTTCCTATCATGATTCCAATTGGTGATCCGCTAAGCGCTAAACGGTATATCTCTATGATTGATAAACTTGTCTTGGCAGGTGGTCAAAATGTAGCCCCAGAATTTTATGGGGAAGTGGAAACGATTAAGTCTAATGACTACAACCGGGAACGTGATGCCTTTGAACTTGCCCTAATTAACGAGGCAATCAAGCAGAATAAACCAATCATCGGGGTCTGTCGTGGCATGCAGCTCGTGAATGTCGCCCTTGGTGGGACACTTAATCAACACACACATCAACATTGGCAGGAAACACCAGTCACACAGACATCCCATGATGTGAGCATCCAAAAACACTCACCCCTCGAAAAAGTGTATGGTCTTCGGGCACATGTCAATTCATTTCATCGACAAAGTTTAAAAAAAGTGGCACCGCAACTTGAAGTCATCGCCAAATCACTCGGTGATAATGTGATAGAGGCGGTTCAGTCTACTGATCCGACATTACGCTTTCTAGGCGTCCAATGGCACCCTGATTTCATGTATAATGTCCGCGAGGAAGATTTAGGCTTCTTTAGGTATGCTGTTTTCAATTTATAA
- a CDS encoding isochorismatase family cysteine hydrolase: MKCLIVIDMQEDYVGSQRNQSRFPYQVDILIHNINKRIATYAPNHVIYVTNQFFWESKQSEKKSVEGLAIVSKHIFEKRKASCFTNQLINLLQELNVNEIELVGVDGNYCVRASALAGKKSGFNILFNESCIGVSKPLKFKKTRKLLANNGIAFTS; the protein is encoded by the coding sequence ATGAAGTGTCTCATCGTAATAGATATGCAAGAAGACTATGTTGGTAGCCAGAGAAATCAAAGTAGATTTCCATATCAAGTAGATATATTGATTCATAACATCAATAAAAGAATTGCAACATACGCACCAAATCATGTTATTTACGTAACTAATCAATTTTTCTGGGAAAGCAAGCAATCAGAAAAAAAGAGTGTTGAAGGATTAGCTATTGTCTCAAAGCATATCTTTGAAAAAAGAAAAGCAAGCTGCTTTACAAATCAACTGATAAATCTGTTACAAGAGTTAAATGTAAATGAGATTGAATTAGTCGGTGTGGACGGTAATTACTGCGTGCGGGCTTCTGCTTTAGCTGGTAAAAAAAGTGGTTTCAACATATTATTTAATGAAAGTTGTATAGGTGTTAGTAAGCCATTAAAGTTCAAGAAAACGAGAAAATTATTAGCAAATAATGGTATAGCATTCACTTCTTAA
- a CDS encoding lipopolysaccharide assembly protein LapA domain-containing protein gives MMENMKKILTPKRVLSLIIFILVLIFGFQNMGSVKLSIIFFSLDIPLLILIFAIYIIGVFTGWAVKRSDVKKIVDNAQDETRKELKELQEQLKNK, from the coding sequence ATGATGGAAAATATGAAGAAAATCTTAACACCAAAACGTGTTTTATCATTAATCATCTTTATTTTAGTCCTTATTTTTGGCTTTCAAAATATGGGGTCAGTAAAATTAAGTATTATTTTCTTCTCTTTAGACATCCCCTTACTCATTTTGATTTTTGCAATTTATATCATTGGTGTGTTTACGGGTTGGGCTGTAAAGAGAAGTGATGTTAAAAAAATTGTTGATAATGCTCAGGATGAAACAAGAAAAGAACTAAAAGAATTACAAGAGCAACTGAAAAATAAGTAA
- the radC gene encoding RadC family protein, whose product MYDVREADYPILPHERLNVLGESYLSDQELLAILLRTGTAKLSVLELAGQILKHFVTLENFRKSSIEELMTISGIGMTKAVEIRAMIELGKRIKTTERSREGQVKGSQQFATILIDEMSDFDQEHLVAVYLDGKNKIIKKKTIFVGTVNSATANPREILHFAVKTLAASLLVAHNHPSGDPNPSDADSVFTQRIASACDIIGLQFIDHIIVGDGCYFSFKENTLI is encoded by the coding sequence ATGTATGATGTAAGAGAAGCAGATTATCCGATACTACCACATGAACGCTTAAACGTGCTTGGCGAATCCTATCTATCCGATCAAGAGCTACTCGCTATTTTATTAAGAACTGGCACAGCCAAACTGTCTGTTTTAGAATTAGCAGGTCAGATTTTAAAACATTTCGTCACACTTGAAAATTTTAGAAAGTCGAGTATTGAGGAATTGATGACAATTTCTGGTATCGGCATGACTAAAGCAGTCGAAATCAGAGCGATGATAGAGTTAGGTAAAAGAATTAAGACGACAGAAAGAAGTAGAGAAGGACAGGTTAAAGGGTCCCAACAATTTGCGACGATCCTGATTGATGAGATGTCAGATTTTGATCAAGAACATCTAGTAGCCGTTTACTTAGATGGCAAAAACAAAATTATTAAGAAAAAGACGATTTTTGTAGGGACAGTTAATTCGGCTACTGCTAATCCGAGAGAAATTCTCCATTTTGCGGTTAAGACACTGGCTGCTAGTCTCTTAGTTGCCCATAATCACCCTTCAGGAGATCCAAATCCTTCTGATGCTGATTCAGTCTTTACACAGCGTATAGCAAGTGCTTGTGACATAATTGGTCTCCAGTTTATCGATCATATCATTGTCGGTGATGGTTGCTATTTTTCATTTAAAGAAAATACCTTGATCTGA
- a CDS encoding ABC transporter permease, with protein sequence MTKKLVFISFFLLLIISSIFIGLVNVPPFDISTWTSRQHLVLLASRLPRTISLLIAGASVSVSGLVMQNLMQNKFVSPNTVGTMDSAKLGIVFVMIFLPNATSLTKMSMAFVFALLGTSLFLLMSRYIMSKSSIMLPLVGIMFGNIIGSIANFFAFKYQLVQNVTSWLQGNFSIVMRGSYELLYLSIPLFILIYLFAYQFTIIAAGQEMSTNLGISYQKMRLFGVGIIALTSSIVLVSVGNIPFLGIIVPNLVTLKFGDQMKKNLPLTAYFGAAFLIICDIIGRTIISPYEISASLIVGVLGSVCFIALLLKEGRRQAK encoded by the coding sequence ATGACAAAAAAACTAGTATTTATCAGCTTCTTTTTGTTACTCATCATATCATCTATTTTCATTGGGTTAGTTAATGTGCCACCATTTGACATCAGTACTTGGACGAGTAGACAGCATCTTGTTTTACTTGCTTCAAGACTCCCTAGAACAATCAGTCTACTGATTGCCGGCGCAAGTGTCAGTGTATCAGGACTTGTCATGCAAAATCTGATGCAAAATAAATTCGTTTCACCAAATACCGTTGGGACAATGGATAGTGCTAAATTAGGGATCGTTTTTGTGATGATTTTCCTACCAAATGCGACTAGCCTAACCAAAATGAGTATGGCATTTGTCTTCGCACTCTTAGGCACCAGCTTATTTTTACTCATGTCACGCTACATTATGAGTAAAAGTAGCATTATGTTACCTTTGGTTGGGATCATGTTCGGTAATATCATTGGTAGTATTGCAAACTTCTTTGCTTTCAAATATCAACTGGTACAGAACGTCACGTCTTGGTTACAAGGCAATTTTTCGATTGTGATGCGCGGGTCGTATGAACTGCTTTATCTATCAATCCCTTTGTTTATTTTGATTTATCTGTTCGCCTATCAATTTACAATTATCGCGGCGGGTCAAGAAATGTCGACTAATTTAGGGATTTCATATCAAAAAATGCGCTTGTTTGGCGTAGGCATCATCGCACTCACATCTAGTATCGTCCTTGTTAGTGTCGGTAATATTCCCTTTCTAGGCATTATCGTGCCAAACCTTGTGACCTTAAAGTTTGGGGATCAAATGAAAAAAAACCTGCCCTTGACAGCTTATTTCGGCGCTGCCTTTCTGATTATCTGCGATATCATTGGTCGGACAATCATTTCACCTTATGAAATTTCAGCCAGTTTAATCGTTGGTGTCTTAGGTAGTGTTTGCTTTATTGCACTCTTACTCAAAGAAGGTCGGAGACAAGCAAAATGA